One segment of Vagococcus martis DNA contains the following:
- a CDS encoding septation ring formation regulator EzrA, giving the protein MNTKTWLWVLLFVIILAVAAYLVAFLMKRRNQDKLEELEQRKIALFDLPVLEEVDEVKKMHLVGQSQNTFREWNQKWVDISTISFAELESLIFEIENLNETYRLMKVKEAIVEANDTLDGMEKEVEEIRQGLKELRESEERNSEAVQKALDAYESISDTVSENPEKYGVSYNELEKQIQNVERDFTQFVALNTAGDPMEARTVLENAEKRTYEIQGIVEQIPPLVDTLTNVFPKQLKEIKEGYETLKKDHYVFENDIVAVNVEKLETKVDATLSNLEKLEIENVSKLNAEIAKEIDHLYDIMEKEISSRVYVNDNKAKLTSLLEHADKNNHLLMIELDHVSQSYILNNNELGSVRGFQAQMEEIQKEFDETEEKMKNKEAIFSQVASFYRESLAQLKDIENGQVEISRSIKDFAPRERKAIEKIDDYELELRMLKRYVEKQRLPGIPSSYLEFFFVTGERIEELSQELNKIRIDMNHIDHLVAVCDEDMRTLREKTNELIDSSTLTEQMIQYANRFRFSHPDIKHAIDRSLSLFSREHQYKDALDVISEAIERIEPGATDRIRKYYFDNKETTI; this is encoded by the coding sequence ATGAATACTAAAACCTGGTTATGGGTATTACTTTTTGTAATTATCCTAGCGGTAGCAGCTTACCTAGTTGCGTTCTTGATGAAACGCAGAAATCAAGATAAACTGGAGGAATTGGAACAGCGTAAAATTGCGTTATTCGATTTACCAGTTCTTGAAGAAGTGGATGAAGTAAAGAAAATGCACTTAGTAGGCCAAAGCCAAAACACGTTTAGAGAATGGAACCAAAAATGGGTTGATATATCTACCATATCTTTTGCTGAACTAGAAAGCCTAATTTTTGAAATTGAAAATTTAAATGAGACATACCGATTAATGAAGGTGAAAGAAGCCATCGTTGAAGCAAATGACACGTTAGACGGCATGGAAAAAGAAGTTGAAGAAATCCGTCAAGGTCTGAAAGAATTACGTGAAAGTGAAGAGCGTAACTCTGAAGCAGTCCAAAAAGCATTAGATGCTTACGAGTCAATTAGCGATACCGTTTCTGAAAACCCAGAAAAATACGGTGTATCTTATAATGAACTTGAAAAACAAATTCAAAATGTTGAACGCGATTTTACTCAATTTGTTGCATTAAATACAGCTGGTGACCCTATGGAAGCTCGTACTGTATTAGAAAATGCTGAAAAGAGAACATACGAAATTCAAGGAATTGTTGAGCAAATACCTCCTTTAGTCGATACATTAACAAATGTATTTCCAAAACAATTAAAGGAAATAAAAGAAGGTTACGAAACATTGAAAAAAGATCACTACGTGTTTGAAAATGACATCGTAGCGGTTAATGTTGAGAAATTAGAAACGAAAGTTGATGCAACATTATCTAATTTAGAAAAGTTAGAAATTGAAAATGTTTCAAAATTAAATGCGGAAATTGCTAAAGAAATTGATCATTTATATGACATCATGGAGAAAGAAATTTCTTCTCGAGTTTACGTAAATGATAACAAAGCAAAATTAACGAGCCTTTTAGAACATGCTGACAAGAACAATCATCTATTAATGATTGAATTGGATCACGTCTCTCAAAGTTATATTTTAAATAACAATGAATTGGGAAGTGTCAGAGGCTTCCAAGCTCAGATGGAAGAAATACAAAAAGAATTTGACGAAACTGAAGAAAAAATGAAAAATAAAGAAGCAATCTTCTCACAAGTAGCTTCTTTTTACCGCGAGAGTCTAGCCCAATTAAAAGATATCGAAAATGGGCAAGTTGAGATTAGCCGTTCTATTAAGGATTTTGCTCCTAGAGAACGTAAGGCAATCGAAAAAATTGATGACTATGAATTAGAATTGCGTATGTTAAAACGTTATGTTGAAAAACAACGCTTACCTGGAATACCAAGCAGTTACCTAGAGTTTTTCTTTGTAACTGGAGAACGAATCGAAGAACTAAGCCAAGAGCTTAATAAAATTAGAATAGATATGAATCATATTGATCACTTAGTTGCTGTATGTGATGAAGACATGCGCACGCTTCGTGAAAAAACGAATGAGTTGATTGATAGTTCAACATTGACTGAACAAATGATTCAGTACGCTAACCGCTTCCGTTTCTCTCATCCAGATATAAAACACGCAATTGATCGCAGTTTGAGTTTATTCTCAAGAGAGCATCAATACAAAGATGCTTTGGATGTTATTTCTGAAGCGATTGAACGAATCGAACCAGGAGCAACAGACCGTATTAGAAAATATTATTTTGATAATAAAGAGACAACAATCTAA
- a CDS encoding cysteine desulfurase family protein: protein MIYFDNSATTMIHPQVLDTYNKVSQRFIGNPSSLHRLGQQSSILLEKSRQQIADILGVDSTEIFFTSGGTEGNNWVLKGTAIEKRPFGNHIIVSNVEHPSVSNTAKQLEELGFKVSFCPVDREGLIDLAELEKLLSDETILVSTVVVNSEVGMVQRIKEISELLKKYPSIHYHVDAVQAVTKLPIEKYLTSRVDFMTCSAHKFQGPRGIGFIYWRNGAKLSPLLTGGGQERNKRSGTENTPATVAMAKAFRIATDDQDIKERKVRQLKNALAEGLNKYDHVTLFSSLDEEKSAPHILTFGLKKVRGEVLVHALEEKDIYISTTSACSSRQKTESSTLHAMGVTHQFAETAVRISLNHQNTMAEVEQFLVIFNQLYQKFSKIYS, encoded by the coding sequence ATGATATATTTTGACAATAGTGCAACAACCATGATTCATCCACAAGTACTTGATACATATAATAAAGTCAGTCAGCGTTTTATAGGAAATCCTTCTAGTTTACACAGGTTAGGTCAGCAATCTTCTATATTATTAGAAAAATCACGTCAACAAATTGCGGATATTTTGGGAGTAGACTCAACTGAAATCTTTTTTACCAGTGGTGGGACAGAAGGTAACAACTGGGTCTTAAAAGGTACAGCAATTGAAAAACGTCCTTTCGGTAATCATATTATCGTATCAAATGTCGAGCATCCATCTGTTTCGAATACAGCCAAACAATTAGAAGAACTTGGCTTTAAAGTATCATTTTGTCCCGTCGATAGAGAAGGATTGATTGATTTAGCTGAGTTGGAAAAACTATTATCAGATGAGACGATTTTAGTATCCACAGTGGTGGTGAATAGTGAAGTTGGAATGGTCCAAAGAATAAAGGAGATTAGTGAGTTACTTAAAAAGTATCCATCCATTCATTATCATGTTGATGCTGTTCAAGCTGTCACTAAATTACCAATAGAAAAATATTTAACTAGCCGAGTGGATTTTATGACATGCTCTGCACATAAATTTCAAGGGCCAAGAGGAATAGGATTTATTTATTGGCGTAATGGTGCAAAACTATCTCCTTTACTAACTGGCGGTGGACAAGAACGTAACAAAAGAAGCGGCACAGAAAATACACCAGCTACTGTTGCGATGGCTAAAGCATTCCGTATAGCAACTGACGATCAGGATATAAAGGAAAGAAAAGTTCGCCAACTTAAAAATGCTCTTGCTGAGGGATTAAATAAATATGATCATGTCACATTATTTTCTTCGTTAGATGAAGAAAAATCAGCTCCTCATATTTTAACGTTTGGCTTAAAAAAAGTACGAGGTGAAGTATTAGTACATGCCTTAGAGGAAAAAGATATCTATATCTCGACAACGAGTGCCTGTTCAAGTCGCCAAAAAACAGAAAGTAGCACCTTACATGCAATGGGTGTCACACATCAATTTGCCGAAACAGCTGTTCGAATAAGTTTAAATCATCAAAACACAATGGCTGAAGTCGAACAGTTTTTAGTGATATTTAATCAATTGTATCAAAAGTTTTCGAAAATCTATTCGTAA